In one Myotis daubentonii chromosome 1, mMyoDau2.1, whole genome shotgun sequence genomic region, the following are encoded:
- the UCHL1 gene encoding ubiquitin carboxyl-terminal hydrolase isozyme L1: MQLKPMEINPEMLNKVLARLGVAGQWRFVDVLGLEEDALSSVPAPACALLLLFPLTAQHENFRKKQIEELKGQEVSPKVYFMKQTIGNSCGTIGLIHAVANNQDKLEFEDGSVLKQFLSETEKLSPEDRAKCFEKNEAIQTAHDAVAQEGQCRVDDKVNFHFILFNNVDGHLYELDGRMPFPVNHGTSAEDSLLQDAAKVCREFTEREQGEVRFSAVALCKAT; encoded by the exons ATGCAGCTCAAACCCATGGAGATCAACCCCGAG ATGCTGAACAAA GTGCTGGCCCGGCTGGGGGTCGCCGGCCAGTGGCGCTTTGTGGAcgtgctggggctggaggaggacgCGCTGAGCTCGGTGCCGGCGCCCGCCTgcgcgctgctgctgctgttcccaCTCACCGCCCAG CATGAGAACTTCAGGAAAAAACAGATTGAAGAACTTAAGGGACAAGAAGTCAGCCCTAAAGTGTACTTCATGAAGCAGACCATCGGGAACTCCTGTGGCACCATTGGACTTATACATGCAGTGGCCAATAACCAAGACAAACTGGAATTTG aggatggGTCAGTCCTGAAACAGTTTCTTTCTGAAACGGAGAAGTTGTCCCCTGAAGACAGAGCAAAATGCTTTGAAAAGAATGAG GCCATTCAGACAGCCCATGACGCTGTGGCCCAGGAAGGCCAGTGCCGG GTAGATGACAAAGTGAActttcattttattctgtttAACAACGTGGATGGCCACCTCTATGAACTTG ATGGGCGAATGCCTTTTCCGGTGAACCACGGCACCAGTGCAGAGGACTCCCTGCTGCAG GATGCCGCCAAGGTCTGCAGAGAATTCACTGAGCGTGAGCAAGGGGAAGTCCGCTTTTCTGCCGTGGCCCTCTGCAAGGCCACCTAA